The Halogranum gelatinilyticum genome includes a window with the following:
- a CDS encoding SDR family NAD(P)-dependent oxidoreductase: protein MTVLDRFRLDGQTAIVTGGNRGIGREIAQALAEAGANVVVANRNSESGQAAAAEIAESTGVDTLAVETDVADEQSVNAMVDAAVDEFETIEILVNNAGIVVHEAAETMTEEEWDSVVDINLKGTFLCSKAVGQEMMESGGGSILSVSSMSALIANYPQRQVAYNASKGGIESFTRQLASEWAEHDIRVNTIAPGYIRTDNTDQADAIDPDIDEVWKSEMLMDEIAGPEDVAPAAVFLASDASRYMTGARIVVDGGYTVR from the coding sequence ATGACAGTCCTCGACCGGTTCCGACTGGACGGACAGACAGCCATCGTCACCGGCGGCAACCGCGGCATCGGCCGCGAGATTGCCCAGGCACTCGCCGAGGCGGGCGCGAACGTCGTCGTCGCCAACCGCAACAGCGAGTCGGGCCAAGCGGCCGCAGCCGAGATTGCAGAGTCGACCGGCGTCGACACGCTCGCCGTCGAGACGGACGTCGCCGACGAGCAATCGGTAAACGCGATGGTCGACGCCGCCGTCGACGAGTTCGAGACCATCGAGATCCTCGTCAACAACGCGGGCATCGTCGTCCACGAGGCCGCCGAGACGATGACCGAGGAGGAGTGGGACTCCGTCGTCGACATCAACCTGAAGGGGACCTTCCTCTGCTCGAAAGCAGTCGGTCAAGAAATGATGGAATCCGGCGGCGGCTCCATCCTCAGCGTCTCGTCGATGTCGGCACTCATCGCCAACTATCCGCAGCGACAGGTCGCCTACAACGCCTCGAAGGGCGGCATCGAGTCCTTCACGCGACAACTGGCCTCCGAGTGGGCCGAACACGACATCCGCGTCAACACCATCGCGCCGGGCTACATCCGCACCGACAACACCGACCAGGCCGACGCTATCGACCCCGATATCGACGAGGTCTGGAAGTCGGAGATGCTGATGGACGAGATCGCGGGCCCGGAGGACGTCGCCCCCGCGGCCGTCTTCCTCGCCAGCGACGCCTCGCGGTATATGACCGGCGCGCGCATCGTCGTCGACGGCGGCTACACGGTGCGGTAA
- the sucD gene encoding succinate--CoA ligase subunit alpha, with protein MSILVDDDTRVVVQGITGGEGKFHTEQMMEYGTNIVAGAVPGKGGQKVHGVPVYDTVHEAVEEENADASVVFVPPAFAGDAVFEALDTDLDFVVAITEGIPTQDMAKVNKRLSETDTRLLGPNCPGIITPGEAKLGILPGNIFSDGNVGLVSRSGTLTYQVVDNLTQRDIGQTTAIGIGGDPIIGTSFVDALELFEEDEETEAVVMCGEIGGEDEEEAAAFISEHMDTPVAGFIAGRTAPPGKRMGHAGAIVSGSGTGTAESKISALNDAGVPVGDTPEEVADHIESFL; from the coding sequence ATGAGCATTCTCGTCGACGACGACACTCGCGTCGTGGTACAGGGCATCACCGGTGGGGAGGGCAAGTTCCACACCGAGCAGATGATGGAGTACGGAACGAACATCGTCGCCGGGGCGGTCCCCGGCAAAGGTGGTCAGAAGGTCCACGGCGTCCCCGTTTACGACACGGTCCACGAAGCCGTCGAGGAGGAGAACGCCGACGCCTCGGTCGTCTTCGTGCCGCCCGCGTTCGCCGGAGACGCCGTCTTCGAGGCACTCGACACGGACCTCGACTTCGTCGTCGCCATCACCGAGGGCATCCCGACGCAGGACATGGCCAAGGTGAACAAACGCCTCTCGGAGACCGACACGCGCCTGCTCGGCCCGAACTGTCCGGGTATCATCACGCCCGGTGAGGCGAAGCTCGGCATCCTGCCGGGGAACATCTTCTCGGACGGCAACGTGGGTCTCGTCTCCCGCTCGGGGACGCTCACGTACCAGGTCGTCGACAACCTGACCCAGCGTGACATCGGTCAGACGACCGCCATCGGTATCGGTGGCGACCCCATCATCGGCACCTCGTTCGTCGACGCCCTCGAACTGTTCGAGGAGGACGAGGAGACCGAGGCCGTCGTCATGTGCGGTGAGATCGGTGGCGAGGACGAGGAGGAGGCCGCCGCGTTCATCTCCGAACACATGGACACGCCGGTCGCCGGCTTCATCGCTGGCCGCACGGCACCGCCGGGCAAGCGCATGGGTCATGCGGGTGCCATCGTCTCCGGCAGCGGGACGGGCACGGCCGAGTCCAAGATCAGCGCGCTCAACGACGCGGGCGTCCCGGTCGGTGACACCCCCGAGGAAGTCGCAGACCACATCGAGAGCTTCCTGTAA
- a CDS encoding nuclear transport factor 2 family protein: MTAEETVLDYYEALRRGEPLYPYFAEDGDVVKFGIGERLTGYDAVAEGLREQSRTTDDWHVESRKLRVVGGDGFAAFSDDVRMAWTDTETEHEYEFDSRWSGTLERRDGEDDEWQFVGMHVSAPYPFES, translated from the coding sequence ATGACCGCAGAAGAGACGGTCCTCGACTACTACGAGGCACTCCGTCGCGGCGAACCGCTGTATCCGTACTTCGCCGAGGACGGCGACGTGGTGAAGTTCGGCATCGGCGAGCGACTGACCGGCTACGACGCCGTCGCCGAGGGACTCCGCGAACAGTCGCGCACGACCGACGACTGGCACGTCGAGAGCCGGAAACTCCGGGTCGTCGGCGGCGACGGCTTTGCCGCCTTCAGCGACGACGTTCGGATGGCGTGGACGGATACCGAGACGGAACACGAGTACGAGTTCGACAGTCGCTGGTCCGGCACGCTCGAACGGCGTGACGGCGAGGACGACGAGTGGCAGTTCGTCGGGATGCACGTGAGCGCCCCTTACCCCTTCGAGAGCTAA
- a CDS encoding glucodextranase DOMON-like domain-containing protein: protein MTVFDLGEQVAAFDDPAGDDAGPGSYTYPTADVFKPGVFDLDALEVYETDDRYQFLYRFVGPVANPWGGSGGFSVQHLQLYIRDPAASGGTTEAREGVNATFESAYHRRVAADGFTNEFAPRVEAADGSVVTEDVELTAYQSIDAIKVGIPKSSLSGLGSLDSLAFVPLVLGQDGFSPGRIRPVQASNGAYVFGGGRDDSANPNVIDLATPEGVTNADALAYSAEQQATVPYLTL from the coding sequence GTGACCGTCTTCGACCTCGGCGAGCAGGTCGCCGCCTTCGACGACCCCGCGGGCGACGACGCCGGGCCGGGGAGCTACACCTACCCGACGGCGGACGTGTTCAAGCCAGGTGTCTTCGACCTGGACGCGCTGGAGGTCTACGAGACCGACGACCGCTACCAGTTCCTCTACCGCTTCGTCGGCCCGGTCGCGAACCCGTGGGGTGGCTCGGGGGGCTTCTCCGTCCAGCATCTCCAACTGTATATCCGTGACCCGGCTGCCTCCGGCGGCACGACCGAGGCCCGCGAGGGCGTCAACGCGACGTTCGAGTCGGCCTACCACCGCCGCGTCGCCGCCGACGGCTTCACGAACGAGTTCGCGCCGCGCGTCGAAGCCGCCGACGGCAGCGTCGTGACCGAGGACGTGGAACTGACGGCGTACCAGTCTATCGACGCCATCAAAGTGGGAATCCCGAAGTCGTCGCTCTCGGGACTCGGCTCGCTCGACTCGTTGGCGTTCGTCCCGCTCGTGTTGGGACAGGACGGGTTCAGTCCCGGACGCATCCGGCCGGTGCAGGCGAGTAACGGAGCCTACGTCTTCGGTGGCGGCCGCGACGATTCGGCGAACCCGAACGTCATCGACCTCGCGACGCCCGAGGGCGTGACCAACGCGGACGCGCTGGCGTACAGCGCGGAACAGCAGGCGACGGTTCCGTATCTAACCCTCTAG
- the sucC gene encoding ADP-forming succinate--CoA ligase subunit beta produces MKLHEYQAKGIFADAGIPVPESRLASSVDEVMAAVEDIGYPAAIKAQVHVGGRGKAGGIKIATSEEEAREAAESILGMDLKGYTVEEVLVEAGVEFKNELYVGVTMDRAAGKPVAMVSTEGGVDIESVAEETPEAIAREHIDPAFGMHPYQARKVCYEAGIPKEVALDVASILTTLYDLYESKDASEIEVNPVMITEDDEVIAADAVMNIDDDALFRQPELAEMEEETYEDELEKKAGEYGFDYVRLSGNVGIIGNGAGLVMTTLDLVDYYGGAPANFLDIGGGAKAERVTQALDMVFSDDNVDAVVFNIFGGITRGDEVAKGINEALESFDEIPKKVVVRLAGTNAEEGMEILNTELVEVETTLEAAVQRAVKNAEEANQ; encoded by the coding sequence ATGAAACTTCACGAATACCAAGCGAAGGGCATCTTCGCTGATGCCGGGATTCCCGTCCCCGAGTCTCGGCTCGCTTCGAGCGTTGACGAAGTGATGGCGGCCGTCGAGGACATCGGTTATCCGGCCGCGATCAAGGCACAGGTCCACGTTGGCGGCCGCGGCAAGGCTGGCGGTATCAAGATTGCGACAAGTGAGGAGGAGGCCCGCGAGGCCGCCGAATCCATCCTCGGGATGGACCTCAAGGGATACACCGTCGAGGAAGTCCTCGTCGAGGCTGGCGTCGAGTTCAAGAACGAACTGTACGTCGGTGTCACGATGGACCGCGCGGCGGGCAAGCCCGTCGCGATGGTCTCGACGGAGGGTGGCGTCGACATCGAGTCGGTCGCCGAGGAGACACCCGAGGCCATCGCCCGCGAGCACATCGACCCCGCCTTCGGCATGCATCCCTACCAGGCCCGGAAGGTCTGCTACGAGGCTGGCATCCCGAAGGAAGTCGCACTCGACGTCGCCTCGATTCTGACGACGCTCTACGACCTCTACGAGTCCAAGGACGCCTCGGAGATCGAGGTCAACCCCGTCATGATCACGGAGGACGACGAGGTCATCGCGGCCGACGCTGTCATGAATATCGACGACGACGCCCTCTTCCGCCAGCCCGAGCTGGCCGAGATGGAAGAGGAGACCTACGAGGACGAACTCGAGAAGAAGGCCGGCGAGTACGGCTTCGACTACGTCCGACTCTCGGGTAACGTCGGTATCATCGGCAACGGCGCGGGTCTCGTCATGACGACGCTCGACCTCGTCGACTACTACGGCGGCGCGCCCGCCAACTTCCTCGACATCGGTGGCGGCGCGAAGGCCGAGCGCGTGACGCAGGCACTCGACATGGTCTTCTCCGACGACAACGTCGACGCCGTCGTCTTCAACATCTTCGGCGGTATCACCCGCGGCGACGAGGTCGCCAAGGGTATCAACGAGGCACTGGAGTCCTTCGACGAGATTCCGAAGAAGGTCGTCGTCCGCCTCGCCGGCACGAACGCCGAGGAGGGGATGGAGATCCTCAACACCGAACTCGTAGAAGTCGAAACGACCCTCGAAGCAGCAGTACAGCGTGCGGTCAAGAACGCTGAGGAGGCAAACCAATGA
- a CDS encoding quinone oxidoreductase family protein: MHAVRFHEHGGGDVLQVDDIDRPEPAAGEVLVQVHGAGVNPVDTYFREGSYQPFTLPMIPGVDVAGEVVAVGDGVEGFAEGDSVVGTGIGKDHYGGYAEYVAVPTDRLATVGDDADLVAAGGLGVAAVTAWRALVDHANLKPADVVLVHGGSGGVGHAAVQIAAATGSHVITTAAPEYHDEVEALGADVVLDYARDDLAEAVKAAGDGGVDVVLDHRLDDYLQFDADVANVGARVVGIGENDPQVGFSQSSAARGKDLQVTLMSMFNTPDLSAALEKVGYLVDSGDLDISVAETYDLDEAAEAQRAVMEDSFLGKLVITP; this comes from the coding sequence ATGCACGCAGTCAGGTTCCACGAGCACGGTGGCGGCGACGTCCTGCAGGTAGACGACATCGACCGGCCCGAGCCAGCGGCGGGCGAGGTCCTCGTGCAGGTCCACGGCGCGGGCGTCAACCCCGTCGACACCTACTTCCGCGAGGGGTCGTACCAGCCGTTCACGCTCCCGATGATTCCGGGCGTCGACGTCGCCGGCGAGGTCGTCGCGGTCGGCGACGGTGTCGAGGGCTTCGCCGAGGGCGACAGCGTCGTCGGCACAGGCATCGGCAAGGACCACTACGGGGGCTACGCGGAGTACGTGGCCGTTCCCACCGACCGACTCGCGACTGTCGGCGACGACGCGGACCTCGTCGCGGCGGGCGGACTGGGCGTCGCGGCCGTCACAGCCTGGCGAGCACTCGTCGACCACGCGAACCTCAAGCCCGCCGACGTCGTGCTGGTCCACGGCGGGAGCGGCGGCGTCGGCCACGCCGCGGTCCAGATTGCAGCGGCGACGGGTTCACACGTGATTACCACCGCCGCGCCGGAGTACCACGACGAAGTCGAAGCACTTGGCGCGGACGTCGTCCTCGACTACGCTCGCGACGACCTCGCCGAGGCCGTCAAAGCGGCGGGCGACGGCGGCGTCGACGTGGTGCTCGACCACCGCCTCGACGACTATCTCCAGTTCGACGCCGACGTGGCGAACGTCGGGGCACGGGTCGTCGGCATCGGCGAGAACGACCCACAGGTCGGCTTCTCGCAGTCCTCCGCGGCACGCGGAAAGGACCTCCAGGTCACGCTGATGAGTATGTTCAACACGCCGGACCTCTCGGCGGCGTTGGAGAAAGTCGGCTATCTGGTCGACTCCGGCGACCTCGACATCTCGGTCGCGGAGACGTACGACCTCGACGAGGCGGCCGAGGCCCAGCGAGCGGTGATGGAGGACAGCTTCCTCGGGAAACTGGTCATCACGCCGTAA
- a CDS encoding zinc-dependent metalloprotease — protein MNIYRSVRAVTGASGTGIVDWDAVAEAAKASTPPGDLTLSEEERLGYKTDVQDARERLRTVGEVEFDLPDVVEVQNRHHWIDANVATFERVMQPLEEKGTGVFPGIARVANTGTMAFMLSFLGKNVLGQYDPLLLAEGDDDHGLYFVHPNITKVAESLDVDYPRFRRWIAFHEVSHAAEFGAAPWLSDYLEERMEEGIDALSEGGLDRTAFRELDTAMTAVEGYAELLMDRAFDDDYTDLRRKLDARRRGGGPMATLVRRLLGLGLKRRQYERGAKFFEAVADARGVAAASKVWEHPDNLPTDDELDHPERWMRRVA, from the coding sequence ATGAACATCTATCGGAGCGTCCGCGCAGTCACCGGTGCCTCCGGCACGGGCATCGTCGACTGGGACGCCGTCGCCGAGGCCGCGAAAGCCTCCACGCCGCCCGGCGACCTCACGCTCTCCGAGGAGGAGCGACTCGGCTACAAGACCGACGTGCAGGACGCCCGCGAACGGCTCCGGACGGTCGGCGAGGTCGAATTCGACCTGCCGGACGTCGTCGAGGTGCAGAACCGCCACCACTGGATCGACGCCAACGTCGCCACCTTCGAGCGGGTCATGCAGCCCCTCGAGGAGAAGGGGACGGGCGTCTTCCCCGGTATCGCCCGCGTCGCCAACACCGGGACGATGGCGTTCATGCTCTCCTTCTTGGGTAAGAACGTCCTCGGGCAGTACGACCCGCTCCTGTTGGCCGAGGGCGACGACGACCACGGTCTCTACTTCGTCCATCCGAACATCACGAAGGTCGCCGAATCGCTGGACGTCGACTATCCGCGGTTCCGCCGCTGGATCGCCTTCCACGAAGTCTCTCACGCCGCCGAGTTCGGCGCGGCTCCGTGGCTCTCGGACTATCTCGAAGAGCGGATGGAGGAGGGAATTGACGCGCTCTCGGAAGGCGGGCTGGACCGCACGGCCTTCCGCGAACTCGACACGGCGATGACCGCTGTCGAGGGCTACGCCGAACTGCTCATGGACCGCGCGTTCGACGACGACTACACCGACCTCCGGCGGAAGCTCGATGCCCGCCGTCGCGGTGGCGGCCCGATGGCGACGCTCGTCCGTCGGCTGCTCGGGCTCGGTCTCAAACGGCGGCAGTACGAACGCGGCGCGAAGTTCTTCGAAGCCGTCGCCGACGCACGCGGCGTCGCCGCGGCGAGCAAGGTGTGGGAGCATCCCGACAACCTGCCGACCGACGACGAGTTAGACCACCCCGAACGCTGGATGCGTCGGGTGGCCTAG